The Flavobacterium marginilacus genome window below encodes:
- a CDS encoding glycosyltransferase family 4 protein, giving the protein MKKVLFIAHQATRTGAPLILLHLLKWLNKNTSDYQFDILMLDGGGIKDDFAAECNNVYLYSELHKAPKFSIVLKKRLLTKLGLKPKNKERLFLEKISQNKYDLIYANTILSIPVAIKIKSIIQDSKLVLHVHELNTVIKMALPSFKDYSGLIDRFIAVSNKVKNNLVENYNVNPNLVNVVHAFGSSTSLTHKLKDNDTFIVGASGSVYWAKGHDIFILIANQFVKKYPNLKIKFVWVGDHSENKIIIEQDIFKLGLTDKVIFVGEVHNPEKYYQDFDVFLLTSREDSFPMVCIENAKLMNPIICFEKASGTAEIIDKGGGCVVPYLDIKAMVEKIKFYYDNPNKRKEDGEMAQQLFSELSPEKICPLLYEQIVSILK; this is encoded by the coding sequence TTGAAAAAAGTACTTTTTATAGCCCATCAAGCTACTAGAACAGGGGCTCCATTGATATTATTGCATTTACTTAAATGGTTAAATAAAAACACTTCAGATTATCAGTTTGATATATTGATGTTAGATGGAGGGGGGATTAAAGACGATTTTGCTGCTGAATGTAATAATGTTTACCTGTATTCGGAACTTCATAAAGCTCCTAAATTTTCGATTGTTTTAAAAAAAAGACTTCTAACGAAATTAGGATTAAAACCAAAGAATAAGGAGCGTCTTTTTTTGGAAAAAATATCTCAAAATAAGTATGATTTAATTTATGCCAATACAATTTTATCGATACCTGTAGCTATAAAAATTAAAAGCATTATTCAGGATTCGAAATTAGTGCTACATGTTCATGAATTGAATACAGTAATTAAAATGGCTTTGCCTTCCTTTAAAGATTATTCTGGTCTTATTGATAGATTTATAGCAGTATCCAATAAAGTTAAAAATAATCTTGTTGAAAATTATAACGTTAATCCAAATTTAGTAAATGTTGTTCATGCGTTTGGATCATCAACAAGTCTGACACATAAATTAAAGGATAATGATACATTCATTGTAGGAGCCTCGGGGAGTGTTTATTGGGCAAAAGGGCATGATATTTTTATTCTTATAGCTAACCAATTTGTTAAAAAATATCCAAACTTAAAAATTAAGTTCGTTTGGGTTGGTGATCATTCTGAAAATAAAATTATTATTGAACAGGATATATTTAAATTAGGCTTAACTGATAAAGTGATTTTTGTTGGTGAGGTACATAATCCCGAAAAATATTATCAGGATTTTGATGTATTTCTCTTGACTTCTAGAGAAGATTCTTTTCCAATGGTTTGTATTGAAAACGCAAAACTTATGAATCCTATTATATGTTTTGAAAAGGCTTCAGGGACCGCGGAAATTATTGATAAGGGAGGTGGATGTGTTGTGCCTTATTTAGATATCAAAGCTATGGTTGAAAAAATTAAATTTTATTACGATAATCCAAATAAAAGAAAAGAAGATGGAGAAATGGCGCAACAGTTATTTTCGGAACTTTCTCCTGAGAAGATATGCCCATTACTTTATGAACAAATTGTTTCAATTTTAAAATAA
- a CDS encoding glycosyltransferase family 2 protein, with translation MLAIIIPYYKLSFFAETIQSLASQTDKRFKVYIGDDASAEDCTFLLEQFRGKFDFKYHRFENNLGGISLSKQWDRCIALSAEEEWIMILGDDDVLEDTVVASWYENYVFFNEKSNLIRFATKVINEKSETISKVYNHPLWEKESDFFIRSEKKQSRSSLSEYIFSRKSYIKYGFYDYPLAWGSDCKAWLEFPDAKLIYTINDSIVHFRISNLNISGRKDSQELKDKANIQLFKDILTKKLNLFSHNQRLDLLMMYELAIKENRKLGMQEWSFLIKLYIYNFNFVSFCKCIRRFFVSILALDKNRIKIELIK, from the coding sequence ATGTTAGCAATAATAATTCCCTATTATAAACTTTCTTTTTTTGCGGAAACTATTCAATCGTTAGCCAGCCAAACTGATAAGCGGTTTAAGGTATATATTGGTGATGATGCCAGTGCTGAAGATTGCACTTTTTTGCTTGAACAGTTCAGAGGAAAATTCGATTTTAAATATCATCGATTCGAAAATAATTTGGGAGGAATTTCCCTTTCGAAACAGTGGGACCGTTGTATTGCTTTATCTGCTGAAGAAGAATGGATTATGATATTAGGTGATGATGATGTTTTAGAGGACACCGTAGTAGCTTCATGGTATGAGAATTATGTTTTTTTTAATGAAAAATCTAATTTAATTCGTTTTGCCACTAAGGTGATAAATGAAAAATCTGAAACTATTTCTAAGGTTTATAATCATCCTTTATGGGAAAAAGAATCCGATTTTTTTATTAGAAGTGAGAAAAAGCAAAGTAGAAGTTCCTTGTCTGAATATATTTTTTCTAGAAAATCGTATATCAAATATGGATTTTATGATTATCCTTTAGCTTGGGGAAGTGATTGTAAAGCTTGGTTAGAATTTCCTGATGCAAAATTAATATATACCATAAATGACAGTATTGTCCATTTTAGAATTTCAAATTTAAATATTTCAGGTCGTAAAGATAGTCAGGAACTAAAAGACAAAGCAAATATTCAATTGTTTAAAGATATTTTAACTAAAAAATTAAATTTGTTCAGTCATAATCAAAGATTAGATTTACTGATGATGTACGAATTAGCTATAAAAGAGAATAGAAAATTGGGTATGCAGGAATGGAGTTTTTTGATTAAATTATATATATATAATTTTAATTTTGTTTCCTTTTGTAAATGTATAAGACGCTTTTTTGTAAGTATTCTTGCATTAGATAAGAATCGGATTAAAATTGAGCTGATAAAGTAA
- a CDS encoding class I SAM-dependent DNA methyltransferase, translating to MTNFQQYSKYYDLLYKDKNYREESHYVIEKIKSFAPNATQILELGSGSGSHANYFCEAGFEVTGIERSQEMTAIAKAKKIIGFNPVVGDISSYEVSSQFDAAISLFHVISYLTENEALINCFKTTNKQLNIGGIFIFDIWYSPAVYHLKPETRIKRLEDDEIEVVRLTESEMESDKNVVAVNFEVIIKDKITQVAETIKEEHLMRHFSIPEIKMLAVLTGFEVLQAEEFLTRNSPSQDTWGVCFVLKKNKL from the coding sequence ATGACAAATTTTCAGCAGTATAGCAAGTATTACGATCTGCTCTATAAAGACAAAAATTATAGAGAAGAAAGCCATTATGTGATTGAAAAAATAAAAAGTTTTGCACCAAATGCCACACAGATTCTTGAACTAGGATCTGGAAGTGGCTCTCATGCAAATTATTTTTGTGAAGCTGGATTTGAAGTTACTGGTATTGAAAGAAGCCAGGAAATGACAGCGATTGCAAAAGCTAAAAAGATAATTGGCTTTAACCCTGTTGTAGGTGATATTTCTTCTTATGAGGTATCATCACAATTTGATGCTGCTATTTCGTTATTTCATGTCATTTCTTATTTAACAGAAAATGAAGCATTAATAAACTGTTTCAAAACAACTAATAAACAGCTGAATATCGGAGGCATTTTTATATTTGATATTTGGTATTCTCCAGCTGTTTATCATCTAAAACCCGAAACCCGAATTAAGCGTTTGGAGGATGATGAAATTGAAGTGGTTAGATTGACTGAATCTGAAATGGAATCTGATAAAAACGTGGTAGCTGTTAATTTTGAAGTTATCATCAAAGATAAAATAACTCAGGTTGCAGAAACTATTAAAGAAGAACACTTAATGAGGCATTTTTCTATTCCTGAAATTAAAATGTTAGCAGTATTAACTGGTTTTGAAGTATTGCAGGCAGAAGAGTTTTTAACTAGAAACAGTCCGTCTCAGGATACTTGGGGCGTATGTTTTGTATTAAAAAAAAATAAATTATGA
- a CDS encoding DegT/DnrJ/EryC1/StrS family aminotransferase: protein MIPVNTPLLSGNELKYVAECIETGWISSEGGYVTQFETQFAQYVNRNHGIAVANGSAALDIAVKALGVGKGDEVIMPAFTIISPAQSIVTAGAIPVLVDSDPITWNMDVTQIEAKITSKTKAILVVHIYGLPVDMDPVLALCEKYNLKLIEDAAEMHGQTYKGKMCGSFGDISIFSFYPNKHITTGEGGMIVCNNDEAAEKCKKLRNLAFEPQGRRFIHYELGWNYRMTNLQAALGVAQLEKMEFHIQRKREIGNLYSKGLKELRGFQLPLVNTEYAENIYWVFGLTADTEEQKEVMVKKLSDAKIGTRPFFWCMHEQPVFQKMGLFKNESYPAAEKLARNGFYIPSGLGLTNEEIADVINVMIK from the coding sequence ATGATACCAGTAAATACACCTCTTTTATCAGGAAATGAATTAAAATATGTTGCTGAATGTATTGAAACTGGCTGGATTTCGTCAGAAGGAGGTTATGTAACGCAATTTGAGACACAATTTGCCCAATATGTAAATAGAAATCACGGAATAGCAGTTGCGAATGGATCTGCTGCTTTGGATATAGCGGTAAAAGCCTTAGGAGTAGGAAAAGGCGATGAGGTTATAATGCCTGCTTTTACAATTATTTCTCCTGCTCAGTCAATTGTTACCGCAGGAGCTATACCAGTTTTGGTAGATAGTGATCCTATTACCTGGAACATGGATGTAACTCAAATTGAAGCCAAAATTACTTCTAAAACTAAGGCAATACTTGTCGTTCATATTTATGGACTGCCAGTTGATATGGATCCTGTTTTAGCATTATGTGAGAAATATAATTTAAAACTGATTGAAGATGCTGCCGAAATGCACGGACAAACCTATAAAGGTAAAATGTGCGGCAGTTTTGGGGATATAAGTATTTTTAGTTTTTATCCTAATAAGCATATTACGACTGGAGAAGGCGGTATGATTGTTTGTAATAATGATGAGGCTGCTGAAAAGTGTAAAAAACTTCGAAATTTAGCATTCGAACCACAAGGAAGACGATTTATTCATTATGAGCTTGGCTGGAATTATAGAATGACTAATCTTCAGGCAGCTTTGGGTGTGGCACAATTGGAGAAAATGGAATTTCATATTCAGAGAAAAAGAGAAATTGGTAATTTATATAGCAAAGGGCTGAAAGAACTTAGGGGGTTTCAATTACCATTAGTAAATACTGAGTATGCAGAAAATATTTATTGGGTTTTTGGACTGACAGCCGACACTGAAGAGCAAAAAGAAGTAATGGTAAAAAAACTAAGCGATGCAAAAATTGGCACGCGTCCTTTTTTTTGGTGTATGCATGAACAGCCCGTTTTTCAAAAGATGGGTTTGTTTAAGAATGAAAGTTATCCAGCAGCCGAAAAATTAGCTAGAAATGGTTTTTATATTCCAAGCGGATTGGGATTGACTAATGAGGAGATTGCTGATGTAATAAATGTGATGATCAAGTAG
- a CDS encoding glycosyltransferase family 2 protein — protein MIQPKLSIITINYNNAKGLDATIKSVITQTYLDFEFLIVDGDSTDRSKDVINQYSTSINYHISEPDTGIYNAMNKGIKASKGEYLLFLNSGDVLNGMTAVNDFVNNIDFAGDIIYGDYKFQTGGKIFPDNLSPLFFVRTSLPHQSTLFKREVFDKMGLYDERYKVVADRAFYIKCFLSNQFIFKHINYPLTVFDLSGVSNDPRHNEKHLLESESMFREYYGLYFDDYKNMLRMHSELNQAKRETLLGIFNRIIQRIRKVCGIR, from the coding sequence ATGATACAGCCTAAATTATCAATCATTACAATTAATTATAATAACGCCAAAGGTTTAGACGCAACTATAAAATCTGTTATTACTCAGACTTACCTAGATTTTGAATTTTTGATTGTTGATGGTGATTCTACTGATAGGAGTAAAGATGTAATTAATCAATATTCGACTAGCATCAATTATCATATAAGCGAACCAGATACGGGTATTTATAATGCCATGAATAAAGGTATAAAAGCTTCTAAAGGAGAATATCTTTTATTTCTTAATAGTGGTGATGTTCTAAATGGTATGACTGCAGTTAATGATTTTGTAAATAATATTGATTTTGCAGGTGATATTATTTATGGAGATTATAAATTTCAAACTGGAGGGAAAATATTCCCAGATAATTTATCTCCGTTATTTTTTGTCCGTACTTCATTACCGCACCAAAGTACGTTGTTTAAAAGAGAAGTTTTTGATAAAATGGGGCTGTACGATGAGCGTTATAAAGTAGTTGCAGACAGAGCTTTCTATATCAAATGTTTTTTAAGTAATCAGTTTATTTTTAAACACATTAATTATCCATTAACTGTTTTCGATTTATCAGGAGTAAGTAATGATCCGCGACATAATGAAAAGCATTTATTAGAAAGTGAGAGTATGTTTCGAGAATATTATGGATTATATTTTGATGACTACAAAAATATGCTCCGTATGCATAGCGAGCTGAATCAGGCTAAAAGAGAAACTCTTTTAGGAATTTTTAACCGTATAATACAAAGAATAAGGAAAGTATGCGGTATCCGTTAG
- a CDS encoding glycosyltransferase family 2 protein has product MRYPLVSVIIPTYKRTDYLKLTLQSVLNQTFKDFEIIVVDDGTPNDENFFLCQTFDKVRYIKIENSGGPAKPRNVGIREAKGKYIAFVDDDDLWLPYKLEKQVTVLENNPDFGLVHCCCEVIDEDGIAGNTIVGRPGTPEVKHGDVLMRMMGNWTVMMSTPLVRIQIIKNIGFFNEKMPSAGEDTEFWTRCSFETKFYYLDEPLVQYRIHSHNLSEDKFKYLELPKYLKKIVIDKYNSGKIDKKEFDILLNFICQYQLKMAKVNLLITLKNVFKLDLYWMFKANNLKLLAYILFFKK; this is encoded by the coding sequence ATGCGGTATCCGTTAGTAAGTGTGATTATACCAACATATAAAAGAACTGATTATTTAAAATTGACACTTCAAAGCGTCTTAAATCAGACTTTTAAGGATTTTGAAATTATTGTTGTTGATGACGGTACACCAAATGATGAAAATTTCTTTTTATGCCAGACATTTGATAAAGTAAGATACATAAAAATTGAAAACTCAGGGGGACCAGCCAAACCCAGAAATGTTGGAATTCGTGAGGCAAAAGGAAAGTATATTGCTTTTGTGGATGATGATGATTTGTGGCTTCCTTATAAATTAGAGAAGCAGGTGACCGTGTTAGAAAATAATCCAGACTTTGGTCTGGTTCATTGTTGTTGTGAGGTTATTGATGAGGATGGTATTGCGGGAAATACAATTGTTGGACGACCTGGAACACCCGAAGTAAAACATGGGGATGTTTTAATGCGAATGATGGGGAATTGGACTGTTATGATGTCAACTCCATTAGTTAGAATTCAGATTATTAAAAATATTGGTTTTTTTAATGAAAAAATGCCTTCAGCAGGAGAAGATACTGAGTTTTGGACACGCTGTTCTTTTGAAACAAAATTTTATTATCTTGATGAACCATTAGTACAATACAGGATACATTCTCATAATCTTTCTGAAGATAAATTTAAGTATTTGGAATTACCAAAATATTTGAAAAAAATTGTAATAGATAAATACAATTCAGGAAAAATAGATAAAAAAGAATTTGACATTTTATTGAATTTTATTTGTCAGTATCAATTAAAAATGGCGAAAGTGAATTTATTAATAACTCTGAAAAATGTATTTAAATTAGATTTGTATTGGATGTTTAAAGCTAATAATTTAAAGCTGTTGGCGTATATATTGTTTTTTAAAAAATAA
- a CDS encoding glycosyltransferase family A protein produces the protein MRVGINPNKDKHQEPNDFFHQVVIPVYIPNHEGYFRDSFKILKYCLESLFKTCHPKTYLVIVNNGSSIEVINYLDDLYKEGKIQELIHTSAIGKLNAILKGIAGHNFDLITISDADVLFLNDWQKETYDVFENFRKTGVVSPVPSSKMLKQFTENIYFDNIFSKKLKFTETKDKLGLQMFAESIGNIGLYKDIHLNKNLTITNNNVNAVIGAGHFIATYRGECFDGIKKRFSSYSLGGDSEKTLLDKPAQDKGYWRLSTAGNYAYHMGNTFEDWMLEAFSAIKENKTEINIPNYLTKNSNTYLRYLAKFFFKVITRKVIWQLFLRYKGLTKDEAKQY, from the coding sequence ATGAGAGTAGGTATTAACCCTAATAAGGATAAACATCAAGAACCCAATGATTTTTTTCATCAAGTGGTTATCCCTGTATATATTCCCAATCATGAGGGGTATTTCAGAGATAGCTTTAAGATATTAAAATATTGTTTAGAATCTCTTTTTAAAACGTGTCATCCAAAAACTTATCTTGTTATTGTAAATAACGGAAGCAGTATTGAAGTTATTAATTACTTAGATGATTTATATAAGGAAGGGAAAATACAAGAATTGATTCACACGTCAGCTATAGGAAAATTAAATGCTATTTTGAAAGGTATTGCTGGACATAATTTTGATTTGATTACGATTAGCGATGCCGATGTTCTTTTTTTGAATGATTGGCAGAAAGAAACTTATGATGTTTTTGAAAATTTTAGAAAGACAGGCGTAGTTAGTCCTGTTCCTTCTTCAAAAATGTTAAAACAATTTACAGAGAATATTTATTTTGATAATATATTTTCTAAAAAGTTAAAATTTACTGAAACAAAAGACAAATTGGGTTTGCAAATGTTTGCTGAAAGTATTGGTAATATTGGACTGTATAAGGATATTCATTTGAATAAAAATTTGACAATCACTAATAATAATGTTAATGCCGTAATTGGGGCTGGTCATTTTATAGCTACTTACAGAGGTGAATGTTTTGATGGTATTAAAAAACGATTTTCATCTTATAGCCTAGGGGGTGATAGTGAGAAAACCTTGTTAGATAAGCCAGCTCAAGACAAAGGATATTGGAGGCTGTCAACTGCAGGCAATTATGCGTACCATATGGGAAATACATTTGAAGATTGGATGTTAGAAGCATTTTCTGCGATTAAAGAAAATAAAACTGAGATTAACATTCCAAATTATTTAACTAAAAATTCCAATACCTATTTAAGATACTTAGCTAAGTTTTTTTTTAAAGTAATTACCCGAAAAGTAATTTGGCAGTTATTTTTAAGATACAAAGGATTAACAAAAGACGAGGCAAAACAATATTAG
- a CDS encoding CatB-related O-acetyltransferase, which produces MREFVKKILFYFLNTVKVNEKVTVSGFSRGLQNVIFEGKNAVPDRCNFSGNIKIGYATTLGYNNQLSGTISIGRFCQFGADVACHATNHPVSTMTTYINKNLFQGELKLLKEENEIVMGNDVWIGHGVIIVGNINIGNGAILAAGSVVTKDVAPYTIVAGVPAKPIGKRFSESIIQEIETLQWWSLSEPELEKIKPLFFKDFKNRDSIYE; this is translated from the coding sequence ATGAGAGAATTTGTTAAAAAAATTTTGTTTTATTTTTTAAATACAGTTAAGGTAAATGAAAAAGTAACCGTATCTGGATTTTCAAGAGGTTTGCAAAATGTAATTTTTGAAGGAAAAAACGCAGTACCTGACAGATGTAATTTTTCTGGAAATATAAAAATAGGCTATGCTACGACTTTAGGTTATAATAATCAGCTGTCTGGAACCATTAGTATTGGAAGGTTTTGCCAGTTTGGAGCTGATGTAGCCTGTCATGCTACAAATCATCCTGTTTCTACAATGACAACTTATATTAATAAAAATTTATTTCAAGGAGAGCTTAAATTATTAAAAGAAGAAAATGAAATTGTTATGGGGAATGATGTTTGGATTGGTCATGGTGTAATTATAGTAGGGAATATTAATATAGGAAATGGAGCGATTTTAGCAGCGGGATCAGTTGTTACTAAGGATGTTGCTCCATATACCATAGTTGCCGGTGTTCCTGCAAAACCAATTGGAAAGCGTTTTTCGGAGTCCATTATTCAAGAAATTGAAACTTTACAATGGTGGAGTCTTTCTGAGCCAGAATTAGAAAAAATTAAACCTTTATTTTTCAAGGATTTTAAAAATAGGGATAGTATTTATGAATAA
- a CDS encoding cytidylyltransferase domain-containing protein — MNKTIAIIPARGGSKRIPKKNIQMFGGVPLLVHSIQYALANKEIIDDVYVSTDDETIKNIALENGAKVIERPQILSGDFEPTVSALKHVLESVKTDVKNVILLQPTNPLRPQNLLKEIFEKYLKENLDSLFTVSRDYHKFGKIINSKFIPFNYSIGQRSQDLEALYFENGLLYITKASLILKDIIISENAFPFEVNHIFSNVDIDTLEDLEYAEYLYQKKQILNSTK; from the coding sequence ATGAATAAAACCATAGCCATAATTCCAGCGCGAGGAGGATCGAAGCGTATTCCAAAAAAGAATATTCAGATGTTTGGAGGAGTTCCTTTATTGGTACATTCTATACAATATGCATTAGCTAATAAGGAAATTATTGATGACGTTTATGTTTCGACTGATGATGAAACAATTAAAAATATAGCGTTGGAAAATGGAGCTAAAGTAATTGAAAGACCGCAAATACTGTCTGGAGATTTTGAACCTACAGTTTCAGCATTGAAACATGTTTTGGAATCTGTAAAAACGGATGTTAAAAATGTTATCTTATTACAGCCCACAAATCCGTTGCGCCCTCAGAATTTATTAAAAGAAATTTTTGAGAAATATCTAAAGGAGAATTTAGATAGTTTGTTTACGGTTTCTAGAGATTATCATAAATTTGGTAAAATTATAAATAGTAAGTTTATCCCTTTTAATTATTCTATAGGTCAAAGAAGTCAAGATTTAGAAGCTCTTTATTTTGAGAACGGGTTATTATATATTACAAAAGCCTCTTTGATATTAAAAGATATTATTATTTCAGAAAATGCTTTTCCATTTGAAGTTAATCATATTTTTTCCAATGTTGATATTGATACTCTAGAAGATTTGGAGTATGCGGAGTATTTGTATCAAAAAAAACAAATTTTAAATTCTACAAAATGA
- a CDS encoding N-acetylneuraminate synthase family protein produces the protein MNPYIEIAGRKIGSDYPPLVIAEIGINHEGSLETAKKMVDAAQRAGVEVLKHQTHIVQDEMSGAAKKVIPGNADVSIYEIMERCSLNETDELELKNYVESKGMIFISTPFSRAAAERLKKFDIPAYKIGSGECNNYPLLEHIASFGKPVILSTGMNTIESISKAVAIFDKHAVPVALLHTTNLYPTPIHLVRFGAMIEMHNAFPNKVFGLSDHTLNNNACLGAVALGASILERHFTDTMQRTGPDIICSMDERTSKELIVSSNEIWQMRGGIKKPALEEQVTIDFAFATVCATADIKKGEQFTKENIWVKRPGTGKILAEHFDKILGKIATRTIINDEQLDFSDFE, from the coding sequence ATGAATCCATATATAGAAATAGCAGGACGTAAAATAGGGTCTGATTACCCACCATTGGTCATTGCTGAAATAGGTATTAACCATGAGGGCTCATTAGAAACAGCCAAAAAAATGGTTGATGCTGCGCAGAGAGCAGGAGTTGAAGTTCTCAAACATCAAACACATATTGTCCAAGACGAAATGTCCGGAGCTGCCAAAAAAGTAATTCCTGGCAATGCAGATGTTTCAATTTATGAAATTATGGAGCGCTGTTCGTTAAATGAAACCGATGAATTAGAATTAAAGAATTATGTCGAGAGTAAAGGCATGATTTTTATTTCGACCCCATTTTCCCGCGCAGCAGCCGAGAGATTGAAAAAATTTGATATTCCAGCTTATAAAATTGGATCTGGCGAATGCAATAATTATCCTTTATTGGAACATATTGCTTCTTTTGGGAAACCTGTTATATTAAGTACTGGAATGAATACTATTGAAAGTATTAGCAAAGCGGTTGCTATTTTTGACAAACATGCAGTTCCAGTTGCGTTGTTACATACTACCAATTTGTATCCAACACCTATTCATTTGGTGCGTTTTGGTGCGATGATAGAAATGCATAATGCTTTCCCTAATAAAGTCTTTGGTTTGTCGGATCATACTTTAAATAATAATGCTTGTTTGGGCGCAGTGGCTCTAGGAGCAAGTATTTTGGAACGACATTTTACAGATACAATGCAGCGTACAGGACCAGATATTATATGCAGTATGGATGAGCGAACCTCGAAAGAACTTATTGTAAGTTCAAATGAAATTTGGCAAATGCGTGGTGGAATTAAAAAACCTGCACTAGAGGAGCAAGTGACTATTGATTTTGCTTTTGCCACAGTTTGTGCTACAGCCGATATAAAGAAAGGGGAGCAGTTCACGAAAGAGAATATTTGGGTGAAACGTCCAGGAACCGGAAAGATTCTGGCGGAGCATTTTGATAAAATTTTGGGAAAAATTGCAACGAGAACTATTATTAATGATGAGCAATTAGATTTTTCTGATTTTGAATAG
- the neuC gene encoding UDP-N-acetylglucosamine 2-epimerase: MKKILFLTGTRADFGKIKSLISILEQQPQFEVFVAVTGMHLQEEYGYTLLEIQRCGYKNIHTFKNHTHETTMDLTLARTIEGLSSYVKNVEPNLILVHGDRVETLAGAIVGSLNNILVAHIEGGEISGTVDELIRHSVSKLSHIHFVSNAEAANRLKQMGEIAESIFTIGSPDIDVMFSDKLPVLSVAKEYYQIDFDLFAIVMFHPVTTEIDSMEDYASNFVEALLADTHNYVVVFPNNDLGSQIILNAYKRLKGNSRFRIFPSLRFEYFLTLLKNCQFIIGNSSAGIREAPYYGIPIINIGTRQQNRAVHADIVNVDYELKNISEALRVIDSHYIQQTEADFGQGNSAQLFLEFLQKENLWQMNHQKQFRDR, encoded by the coding sequence ATAAAAAAAATCCTTTTCCTAACTGGAACACGGGCCGATTTTGGGAAAATAAAATCATTGATTTCGATTTTGGAACAACAACCCCAATTTGAGGTTTTTGTAGCTGTAACTGGTATGCATTTACAGGAAGAGTATGGCTATACCTTGTTGGAAATTCAGCGTTGTGGATATAAAAACATTCATACTTTTAAAAATCATACCCATGAAACGACGATGGATTTGACATTGGCAAGAACTATCGAAGGACTTTCAAGTTATGTAAAAAATGTAGAGCCGAATTTAATTCTTGTACATGGTGATCGAGTGGAAACTTTAGCAGGAGCCATTGTGGGATCACTGAATAATATTCTTGTGGCTCACATTGAAGGAGGAGAAATATCAGGGACAGTAGATGAATTGATTCGGCATAGCGTAAGCAAATTGAGCCATATTCATTTTGTTTCAAATGCGGAAGCGGCCAATAGGCTAAAACAAATGGGAGAGATAGCAGAATCAATTTTTACAATTGGTTCGCCAGATATTGATGTTATGTTTTCTGACAAACTGCCTGTTCTGTCTGTCGCAAAAGAGTATTATCAAATTGATTTTGATTTATTTGCAATTGTAATGTTCCATCCAGTAACAACAGAAATTGATTCAATGGAAGATTATGCATCCAATTTTGTAGAAGCGTTATTAGCGGATACACATAATTACGTTGTCGTTTTTCCTAATAATGACTTGGGAAGCCAAATAATTTTGAATGCTTATAAACGTTTAAAAGGGAATTCGCGTTTTAGAATTTTTCCATCATTGCGATTTGAATATTTTTTGACATTATTGAAAAATTGCCAATTCATTATTGGAAATAGCAGTGCTGGAATACGGGAAGCTCCTTATTATGGGATTCCGATTATCAATATTGGTACCCGTCAGCAAAATAGGGCTGTTCATGCAGATATCGTGAATGTTGATTATGAATTGAAAAATATTTCTGAAGCCTTAAGGGTAATTGATTCCCACTATATACAACAAACAGAAGCTGATTTTGGACAGGGTAATAGTGCTCAATTATTTTTGGAGTTTCTTCAAAAAGAGAATCTTTGGCAAATGAATCATCAGAAACAATTTAGGGATAGATAA